The segment TCCAGGCCAACGGTCTCTACGGTCTCTCCGCCAAGCATGAATGTGCCAAGCTTTTCAAGCAGGGGATATTTCCCGACAAGGCAGCCAATGCCTGTCGGCCCAAGCATCTTGTGGCCTGAAAACGCAAGAAAATCAATGCCAAGCCCCCTGAAATCCACCTTGTGGTGTGCAACCCCCTGCGCCCCGTCCACAAGCACAAGTGCTCCTTTCTCATGGGCAACCTTGGCAATCCGCCCAATATCCGCGCTTGTCCCAAGGGTGTTGTTGGTATGGTGCACCACAACCAGCGCCGTTTTCTCATCAATCTTTTTTTCAAGTCCTGCGTCAACGCTGCAATCGCTTTTTTCGGCAATTGCAAACTCCAGGCCAATTCTGCCTTTCTTTGCAAGCGACATGAAGGGCAAAAGCGCCGAGTGGTGCTCAAGGTTTGTTGTGACCACCTTGTTTTTTCCTGTAAAGTCAAATGCTAACGCAACAAGGTTCATTGCCTCGCTTGAGTTTCGTGTCCAGACAACCTCTTCGGGCTTTGAGTTGATGTGCCTTGCAACCTCCTCTCTGGCCCTGGCAAACTTCTCGTCAACTGCCGCAGAAAGCCTGTGAAGCGACCTGCCTGCGCACGCCGGATTTTCCCTGTTGTACCAATCAACGGCTTCAATGACTTTGTTGGGCTTGAAGGTCGTGCAGGCGTTGTCAAAGTAGGCTTGAGGGTTTTGCCTGCAAAGTATCGGGAAATCATCCCTTATTTTTTTTGCATCCATGGAATCATTTTGCGGCCGTTATTTCAGAATAGCTTGATAACTGCCTGTCAATCTCCTGCTTGAATGTCTCATAGGTTTGCGGCCCCACATAGCTTTTGTTGCCAATGAAAAAAGTCGGGGTTCCGTATATGCCTGAAAAGTTGCCTGCCGCACTGTCGCGCTCAAGGTACTTTTGCACCTCATTTTTATCAAAACACTTGACAAATGCTTCCTTGTCTAGCCCTGCCTTTTCTGCATATCCTATCACGTTTTCCCTTGTGTTGTTTCTTTGCGCCTCAAACAAAAGCGGCGCAAACTCCCTGAACTTGCCTTGCATGTATGCGCATGCAGCCGCCTTTGCAGCCTCGTTGCTTGTGGGGTGGTTTGGAAGCGGGTAAAACCTCCACTGCACGTTTACTTTCCCCCTGTAATCGTCAAGAACCTGCTGCATTGTCG is part of the Candidatus Parvarchaeota archaeon genome and harbors:
- a CDS encoding cysteine desulfurase, producing MDAKKIRDDFPILCRQNPQAYFDNACTTFKPNKVIEAVDWYNRENPACAGRSLHRLSAAVDEKFARAREEVARHINSKPEEVVWTRNSSEAMNLVALAFDFTGKNKVVTTNLEHHSALLPFMSLAKKGRIGLEFAIAEKSDCSVDAGLEKKIDEKTALVVVHHTNNTLGTSADIGRIAKVAHEKGALVLVDGAQGVAHHKVDFRGLGIDFLAFSGHKMLGPTGIGCLVGKYPLLEKLGTFMLGGETVETVGLEGFVLKKPPKKFEAGIQDYAGAIGLGAACSYLGNIGMRGIEEHEKKLCRYLFDKMKAMDRIRIFGPQEFAGRSGTIIFGVNGVKSAHEVALMLSEMSDVCVRSGMFCAQPAVEFLGAPHGAVRLSAYLYNTIEDADRFLDALQKVAGILGK